The DNA region GTACGTGTAGTTTTGGATGTTATTGTGGATCATCTGAATCAGGAGTATAAGAATATCATGAAAGAGGTCTGGAATTGATATATTCATCCATAGAATAAACAAATCAATGTCTCCTTGAATTTATACAATATTCAGGGAGATATTTTATTTACAGTGAAACGTAAAACATTAACGGCAGTTCTTGCTTTTTAGAACTATTCTATGGGAATCTCTTTTTTGATAATGATAATATAATATAGAAAATGAGAATAAAAAATGATAGAATAATGAAAATAAATGAATTTGGGGATATATTATGACACCAGAGAAAATAAAACCTCGTTGGGTATTTCGTGGGGCATCATCAGAAGAGAAGGTTGCTGTCCCTGACTTTTTCAATTTAAATAATATACCTGAGGGTACTGCGCGTATTATGATGCGTCGCGGTATTTCCACGGAAGAGAAATTAACGCATTTTTTATATGATACATTAGACAATCTGTCTGATCCTTTTCTTATGAAAGGCATGCAGCAAGCAGTTAGACGCATTATTCAAGCAATTGATTTAAAAGAAAAAATAGTTATTTATGGGGACTATGATGTTGACGGTATTACGTCTACATCTATTTGTGTAAGATGCCTGCGAAAATTGGGGGCAGATGTAAATTTTTATATTCCGTTGCGCGAGGAAGAAGGCTACGGTTTAAACCGTGACGCTATAAACAAATTGTCCAAAGAAGGAGTTTCTCTTTTAATTACTGTAGACTGCGGTATTAGTTCTGCAGATTTAGTGGCAGAAGCGCCACAGTCTTTGGATATTATCATCACGGATCATCATCAGCCGCCAAAGGTATTGCCTGATTGTGTAGCTGTATTGAATCCACATCAGGAGGACTGTCCTTATCCATATAAGGAGTTAGCTGGATGCGGAGTAGCATTCACTCTTTGCCGCGGTATTTATAAAGAATTATATAATGAAGATTATAAGGAAAATATAGAATTGGTAGCGTTGGGGACTATTGCGGATGTGGTATCTTTAACAGGGGAAAATCGGATACTTGTCAAAGAAGGTATGGCACGTTTTCTTTTGACTCCTATAAAGGGTTTATCGGCACTTCTCCGTATTACCGGTCTTGTGAATGAAGATACGAAAGAAATTCTTCATGCGGATTACATTTCTTTTGGGCTTGCACCACGATTGAATGCAGCCGGTCGTATTACTCATGCGAAATATGGTGTGGAATTGATGACTACTGAGTCTGGGGAGGAGGCTGAAGCACTTGCACAGATATTATGTGACACCAATATCGAGCGGCAGCATATTGAACGTGAGATTTATGAAGAGGCGTTGCAGCGGATTGCTGAACTGCAAATTCAAGATGATCTGGTACTTGTTATTGACGGAAAAGACTGGCATCCCGGTGTTATAGGAATTGTAGCATCGCGTATACTTGAGTTATATCATCGTCCAGTATTGGTTATAACAGTCAGGAATGGAGTTGGAAAGGGGTCTTGCAGAAGCATTTCCGCTTTTAATATACATGAGGCTTTGGAAAAAATGGCAGGATTTCTTATCCAGTATGGTGGGCATAAAATGGCAGCAGGTTTCAGCATTCCTGCAGAGAGAATTTCCGAGTTTAGGAAGCGGATTAATGATTACGCAAAAGGGATTATAACTGTGGATGACAGGATACCTGTACTGGAATTAGAAGAATCTTTACCTTTGGATGAAGTAAATATAGAATTTATTCGCTCATTAGATTTGTTAGAACCTTATGGCAGCGATAATCCTAAGCCTCTGTTTGCCAGTTTCAGGGTTTTTGTGGAAACTGCCCGACGAATAGGAAATGATCGTAAACATTTTAAGTGCAGATTATCACAAAATCGTGAACCAGTAGAAGCTATTTTTTGGGGGATAGGAGATAAAGACCCCTGTTGCCCGGGAGATATTGTAGATATTGTATATGAACCGGAAATTCATGATTGGTACGGTGAACATGTCCAGTTGATCTGTAAAGATATCAGACCGGTAAAAGACTATTTTTTAACCAGAGATTTTCTGATCGATGTGTTTGTTCGTCTAAGAGAATTGATTCCTAATAGTAAATCTGTGGCTGTATTTGAGATACAAAACAGATTAAAACGGTCTTTTGAGGGGAAATATAGCAGGCAGTGTTTATGTACCGCCTTGTCAGTGTTTGAAGAGTTGAATATACTATATCGTTTCAATAGGAATGGCGTTGGCTATTACCAGAGAAAGGTTATAAATAAAAAACTTGATTTATTATCATCGTCTATTTATAGAAAATATAGAAAATAAGGAGTTGGGATTACGTGAGTGATAGAAGAGGGACTCTTAAGCAGGCTATTACGAATATAGTTGACCATCAAGATATTTTGTCGCGCAATTTGAATGAAGAGTCACTTCGTACTGACGCATCAGCGTCAACCTTAGCTGAGTTTTTAATTCATCAGGATGAATATATAAAGATTGAATCAGGTAAAAAAGATTTTTCGATTGAAACGAGCCATGAATATAACAAATTGATGGAGAAATTAAAGACATATATTCATGAAACTCAAAGCATGGAAACCATCCGGCATGCGTTTGAAATCGCGCAAAAGGCACATGAAGGACAGATTCGCGCTACTGGAGAACCATATATTATTCATCCGTTAGCAGTGGCATATATTCTGGCAGAGTTGGAAATTGATGCACAAGGGATTATTGCAGCTCTTCTTCATGATGTAGTAGAAGATACTGCGTATACGCTGGAAGACATCCGCCGTATTTTTGGGGATGAAGTTGCTTTTATAGTGGATGGGATTACAAAATTGTCACAGTTCCATTATAAAGACAAAGAAGATCAGCAGACGGAAAATTTTCGAAAAATGTTTTTGGCTATGGCGCAGGATATTCGTGTAGTAGTTATAAAATTAGCCGATCGTCTTCATAATATGCGTACACTTGGAATTTTTAGACGTGAAAAACAGATACGCATCGCAAAAGAAACCATGGAGATATATGCCCCTTTAGCCCATCGCCTGGGTATTTATAATATCAAATGGGAGCTGGAAGATTTATGCTTTCATTATCTTCATACTGAGGAGTATTATGATCTTGTCCGACAAATGCGGCAGAAACGCAAAGCTCGTGAAGAAATCGTAAATGACACTATGGAAGTGCTTCATCAAAGTATAAATGATGCGGGCATTAAAGCGACTATTACCGGTCGTCCCAAACATTTTTATAGTATTTATAAAAAAATGAAACGAGATAATAAAGATTTATCTCAAATTTATGATTTATATGCAGTGCGTGTAATCGTAAATACAATTCCTCAGTGTTATGCGGTTCTTGGAATTGCGCACTCCCTTTGGAAACCATTGCCTAATCGGTTTAAGGATTATATCGCTGTACCTAAGCCCAATATGTACCAATCTCTTCATACAACTGTAATCGGTACAAAAGGACAGCCTGTCGAAATACAAATCCGTACTTGGGAAATGCATCATATTTCAGAATATGGTGTAGCCGCCCATTGGAGATATAAAGAAGGGAATAAAGCCGGGACAAAAGATTTTGACCAAAAAATCAGTTGGCTTCGTCGGCTTTTGGAATGGCAAGATACTTCCAATTCAAAAGAGTTTTTAAACGCTTTAAAGTTAGATGTATTTTCTGATGAGGTTTTTGTTTTTACTCCCAAGGGTGATGTTATTAATTTGCCTAAAGGATCTATTCCTATTGATTTTGCCTATCGTATTCATACAGAAGTCGGGAATCACTGTGTAGGGGCAAAAGTTAATAATAAAATTGTTCCGCTTGATACCAAATTAAAAAATGGGGATATCGTTTCAGTGATTACAGCAAAAACCGGAAAACCAAGTTATGATTGGATTAATATGGTAGGCTCGACCGAGTGTAAAGCCAAAATCCGAAGCTGGTTCAAGAAAGAATACAGACCTGAAAATA from Dialister invisus DSM 15470 includes:
- the recJ gene encoding single-stranded-DNA-specific exonuclease RecJ, which produces MTPEKIKPRWVFRGASSEEKVAVPDFFNLNNIPEGTARIMMRRGISTEEKLTHFLYDTLDNLSDPFLMKGMQQAVRRIIQAIDLKEKIVIYGDYDVDGITSTSICVRCLRKLGADVNFYIPLREEEGYGLNRDAINKLSKEGVSLLITVDCGISSADLVAEAPQSLDIIITDHHQPPKVLPDCVAVLNPHQEDCPYPYKELAGCGVAFTLCRGIYKELYNEDYKENIELVALGTIADVVSLTGENRILVKEGMARFLLTPIKGLSALLRITGLVNEDTKEILHADYISFGLAPRLNAAGRITHAKYGVELMTTESGEEAEALAQILCDTNIERQHIEREIYEEALQRIAELQIQDDLVLVIDGKDWHPGVIGIVASRILELYHRPVLVITVRNGVGKGSCRSISAFNIHEALEKMAGFLIQYGGHKMAAGFSIPAERISEFRKRINDYAKGIITVDDRIPVLELEESLPLDEVNIEFIRSLDLLEPYGSDNPKPLFASFRVFVETARRIGNDRKHFKCRLSQNREPVEAIFWGIGDKDPCCPGDIVDIVYEPEIHDWYGEHVQLICKDIRPVKDYFLTRDFLIDVFVRLRELIPNSKSVAVFEIQNRLKRSFEGKYSRQCLCTALSVFEELNILYRFNRNGVGYYQRKVINKKLDLLSSSIYRKYRK
- a CDS encoding RelA/SpoT family protein, which translates into the protein MEKLKTYIHETQSMETIRHAFEIAQKAHEGQIRATGEPYIIHPLAVAYILAELEIDAQGIIAALLHDVVEDTAYTLEDIRRIFGDEVAFIVDGITKLSQFHYKDKEDQQTENFRKMFLAMAQDIRVVVIKLADRLHNMRTLGIFRREKQIRIAKETMEIYAPLAHRLGIYNIKWELEDLCFHYLHTEEYYDLVRQMRQKRKAREEIVNDTMEVLHQSINDAGIKATITGRPKHFYSIYKKMKRDNKDLSQIYDLYAVRVIVNTIPQCYAVLGIAHSLWKPLPNRFKDYIAVPKPNMYQSLHTTVIGTKGQPVEIQIRTWEMHHISEYGVAAHWRYKEGNKAGTKDFDQKISWLRRLLEWQDTSNSKEFLNALKLDVFSDEVFVFTPKGDVINLPKGSIPIDFAYRIHTEVGNHCVGAKVNNKIVPLDTKLKNGDIVSVITAKTGKPSYDWINMVGSTECKAKIRSWFKKEYRPENITHGQELLIAETERQGYRWKEITSKNHLDDVRKYFNNISKDDLFAAAGYGGLSVKTIVLKLIDLYKKDLNEQKITGLKTSKDFENLRMRSLKKRVSNGILVKGEDGLVVHLSKCCNPVPGDEIIGYVTRGRGVSVHRTDCPNAINLSDKDRTIEVEWEQETSGMFLVTIEVIAYDRTGLMADILAVLMELKLSVSTANVKVENTGMAGMNLGIQIKDLQQLEFIMTKIRRIKGVHSVHRMRSSRGG